In Esox lucius isolate fEsoLuc1 chromosome 6, fEsoLuc1.pri, whole genome shotgun sequence, the following proteins share a genomic window:
- the mlip gene encoding muscular LMNA-interacting protein isoform X8, whose product MSGEGLYKAEVIYIKDAEKGGAGDAVQQEAFTLLKYPADHPTPPQTPAPVNTENTAHHFVSRPTTMETNVNKHQSISRQHCHNAPVGGEVSSGLLFNRVSESDERLSPASFTDPATPDSWRSQSQESVLSGSWDKDRSWSALRTSPPTSPLSFSRALSPCSSVRSGMFTPSFVRVKRQTLEPASSLVHMPPTCSSPPGESPSSSPCPLSPRSRHRLPPTRLSLLTAILRKGRLPVLSPALTLQRPYSPCWPVHSGTSCNACFAASRVTPIPVEGSAPRAPSSASVHSAAPGHSHKDGRGAESLGFIAAPRSLASKDCSTSWGKIGPHSPPLLHLSERKSNDGLVSERATSPSCQRTLSSPIPPLLHLSERKSNDGLVSERATSPSCQRPLSSPIPPLPLPFPKDTLRTVDYAKVPLPKVLSPPIYLSQSRLWYMSPDPLSSSINARPGTLSPEPKPVKNQGTLVPQDSNHPQKSSSSRLLNESPESVNASDSTLDSTSFKPKPINKNFVQALNSHLHSKLSSLSSADNKAPVSSGPKASSMGMSHNWGTPMGTLTHCASLNPPVSSPLPCSSLSKLHVMDVKPSSLSTCASEGHLPGPSQLLSVPVTSIQRHTDATSPAPLQNGVKTPPSWGQHLSVPQAYKSFRLPPNRYTAPGCTSPEPNTPPCTPDRLSLSPSPAPPARDLTPSPSLSVRSTPSPCLWRETSDSIDKRRKPHKIKLSYKTFAAIPTNNLLLVQQAIDDEVDKDRDSQDTMDRCIKADTHEEMCSPAELRQQSAELYSVIDEVLEDPISVRRTSPALGYSRETLDKGGSRWYTSLPKHLGRETKYLEKTYLGETGADGKVAPGNLALNTEKTSSKNSTAKEDDLSIYSLSITESEEPNPNPANDGSCQGGATSFNPMKKSRLIRPGNILPVFNCPILRHMQSDLVLGTAEHEDLIRVEKIKIYLLYSPLVE is encoded by the exons ATGTCAGGCGAAGGGCTTTACAAGGCCGAGGTGATCTATATCAAGGACGCTGAAAAAGGTGGAGCAGGGGACGCGGTCCAACAGGAGGCATTTACTCTG TTGAAATATCCTGCTGATCACCCAACCCCACCCCAGACCCCTGCCCCTGTCAATACAGAAAATACAGCCCACCATTTTGTTTCCAGGCCCACTACTATGGAAACAAATGTCAACAAACACCAGAGCATTTCTCGGCAGCACTGTCACAACGCCCCTGTGGGTGGCGAGGTCAGCTCGGGTCTGCTTTTTAATAGAGTGTCCGAGTCAGATGAGAGACTAAGCCCCGCAAGCTTCACAGACCCCGCCACACCTGATTCTTGGAGGAGTCAGAGTCAGGAGTCTGTCCTCTCCGGGAGCTGGGACAAAGACAGGAGCTGGTCTGCGCTGCGCACCTCGCCCCCGACCTCCCCTCTATCCTTCAGCCGTGCGCTGTCCCCGTGCTCCTCCGTGAGATCTGGCATGTTCACGCCCTCGTTTGTGCGAGTCAAGAGGCAAACCCTGGAACCTGCCTCCAGTTTAGTCCACATGCCGCCGACCTGCTCCTCGCCGCCTGGTGAAAGCCCCTCCTCGTCCCCCTGCCCCCTGTCGCCACGCTCCCGACACAGGCTGCCTCCCACGCGGCTCTCCCTGCTGACAGCTATCCTTCGTAAGGGCCGCCTGCCAGTCCTGTCACCTGCTCTGACTCTACAGCGGCCCTACTCCCCCTGCTGGCCCGTCCACAGCGGGACGTCCTGTAATGCCTGCTTTGCTGCCTCCAGAGTGACCCCCATTCCAGTGGAGGGGTCGGCCCCCAGAGCCCCTTCCTCAGCCTCTGTACACAGCGCCGCTCCGGGCCACAGTCACAAGGATGGACGCGGGGCAGAGTCCCTGGGGTTCATCGCCGCTCCGCGATCCCTGGCGTCTAAGGATTGTTCCACCTCGTGGGGAAAGATTGGCCCTCATAGCCCGCCGTTATTACATCTGAGTGAACGGAAATCGAACGATGGACTGGTGTCAGAGAGGGCCACCTCCCCGTCTTGTCAAAGAACTTTGTCTTCACCAATCCCGCCGTTATTACATCTGAGTGAACGGAAATCGAACGATGGACTGGTGTCAGAGAGGGCCACCTCCCCGTCTTGTCAAAGACCTTTGTCTTCACCAATCCCGCCGTTGCCTCTGCCGTTCCCTAAGGATACCCTGAGAACGGTGGACTATGCCAAAGTTCCCCTCCCCAAAGTTTTAAGTCCACCGATATATTTGTCGCAATCAAGGCTCTGGTACATGTCTCCTGACCCGCTCAGCAGTTCAATAAACGCAAGACCTGGCACTTTGTCCCCTGAACCTAAACCAGTTAAAAACCAGGGGACCTTGGTGCCTCAAGATTCAAATCATCCCCagaaatcatcatcatctagGCTTCTAAACGAGTCTCCTGAATCAGTCAACGCCTCAGACTCAACACTGGACTCCACATCTTTTAAACCTAAACCAATCAACAAAAACTTTGTTCAAGCTTTGAATTCTCATTTGCACTCGAAGCTCAGCTCTCTGTCTTCTGCAGACAACAAGGCCCCGGTTTCCTCCGGACCCAAAGCTTCCTCCATGGGGATGTCTCACAACTGGGGGACCCCCATGGGGACCCTTACCCACTGTGCGTCCTTAAACCCCCCAGTTTCAAGTCCACTTCCCTGCTCATCTCTTTCCAAGCTGCATGTTATGGATGTTAAACCTAGCTCCTTGTCCACCTGTGCCTCAGAAGGCCATCTTCCAGGCCCATCCCAGTTGTTAAGTGTCCCTGTTACCTCAATACAAAGGCACACAGACGCAACAAGCCCAGCCCCGTTACAGAACGGCGTGAAAACTCCTCCCAGCTGGGGGCAGCACCTCAGCGTCCCCCAAGCTTACAAATCTTTCCGCCTCCCTCCCAACCGTTACACGGCCCCTGGATGTACCTCACCTGAGCCCAACACTCCCCCCTGTACTCCCGAccgcctctccctctccccgtcTCCGGCGCCTCCGGCGCGTGACCTtactccgtctccctctctctccgtaCGCTCCACACCCTCTCCATGCCTTTGGAGGGAGACGTCAGACTCAATCGATAAAAGAAGAAAG CCCCACAAGATCAAGTTAAGCTACAAAACATTTGCTGCAATTCCCACAAACAACCTTCTGTTGGTCCAGCAG GCCATTGACGATGAagtggacaaagacagagatTCGCAGGACACAATGGACAGGTGTATCAAAGCGGACACACATGAAGag ATGTGTTCTCCAGCCGAGTTGCGGCAGCAGTCTGCAGAACTGTACTCTGTCATAGACGAAGTGTTGGAGGACCCCATTTCAGTG CGCCGCACATCCCCTGCCCTTGGATATTCGAGGGAAACATTGGACAAAGGCGGATCAAGG TGGTACACATCATTACCAAAACATTTGGGCCGCGAAACTAAATAT CTGGAAAAAACTTATTTGGGAGAGACGGGGGCCGATGGCAAAGTAGCCCCTGGCAACCTGGCCTTGAACACAGAGAAGACCAGCAGCAAAAACTCAACAGCTAAAGAGGACGACCTCTCCATCTACTCACTGTCAATTACTGAATCTGAGGAgccaaaccctaaccctgccAATGATGGTTCCTGCCAAGGTGGTGCAACCTCTTTTAACCCTATGAAG aaatcgagactcatcagaccaggcaacattcttccagtcttcaactgtccaattttg
- the mlip gene encoding muscular LMNA-interacting protein isoform X6 produces the protein MSGEGLYKAEVIYIKDAEKGGAGDAVQQEAFTLLKYPADHPTPPQTPAPVNTENTAHHFVSRPTTMETNVNKHQSISRQHCHNAPVGGEVSSGLLFNRVSESDERLSPASFTDPATPDSWRSQSQESVLSGSWDKDRSWSALRTSPPTSPLSFSRALSPCSSVRSGMFTPSFVRVKRQTLEPASSLVHMPPTCSSPPGESPSSSPCPLSPRSRHRLPPTRLSLLTAILRKGRLPVLSPALTLQRPYSPCWPVHSGTSCNACFAASRVTPIPVEGSAPRAPSSASVHSAAPGHSHKDGRGAESLGFIAAPRSLASKDCSTSWGKIGPHSPPLLHLSERKSNDGLVSERATSPSCQRPLSSPIPPLPLPFPKDTLRTVDYAKVPLPKVLSPPIYLSQSRLWYMSPDPLSSSINARPGTLSPEPKPVKNQGTLVPQDSNHPQKSSSSRLLNESPESVNASDSTLDSTSFKPKPINKNFVQALNSHLHSKLSSLSSADNKAPVSSGPKASSMGMSHNWGTPMGTLTHCASLNPPVSSPLPCSSLSKLHVMDVKPSSLSTCASEGHLPGPSQLLSVPVTSIQRHTDATSPAPLQNGVKTPPSWGQHLSVPQAYKSFRLPPNRYTAPGCTSPEPNTPPCTPDRLSLSPSPAPPARDLTPSPSLSVRSTPSPCLWRETSDSIDKRRKPHKIKLSYKTFAAIPTNNLLLVQQAIDDEVDKDRDSQDTMDRCIKADTHEEMCSPAELRQQSAELYSVIDEVLEDPISVRRTSPALGYSRETLDKGGSRWYTSLPKHLGRETKYASFNQQPYSAVERKLTDPYKTKPGVIRPAHIIPRLPEEDEKEFNSNPFTKYLDELTVNDQNKLEKTYLGETGADGKVAPGNLALNTEKTSSKNSTAKEDDLSIYSLSITESEEPNPNPANDGSCQGGATSFNPMKKSRLIRPGNILPVFNCPILRHMQSDLVLGTAEHEDLIRVEKIKIYLLYSPLVE, from the exons ATGTCAGGCGAAGGGCTTTACAAGGCCGAGGTGATCTATATCAAGGACGCTGAAAAAGGTGGAGCAGGGGACGCGGTCCAACAGGAGGCATTTACTCTG TTGAAATATCCTGCTGATCACCCAACCCCACCCCAGACCCCTGCCCCTGTCAATACAGAAAATACAGCCCACCATTTTGTTTCCAGGCCCACTACTATGGAAACAAATGTCAACAAACACCAGAGCATTTCTCGGCAGCACTGTCACAACGCCCCTGTGGGTGGCGAGGTCAGCTCGGGTCTGCTTTTTAATAGAGTGTCCGAGTCAGATGAGAGACTAAGCCCCGCAAGCTTCACAGACCCCGCCACACCTGATTCTTGGAGGAGTCAGAGTCAGGAGTCTGTCCTCTCCGGGAGCTGGGACAAAGACAGGAGCTGGTCTGCGCTGCGCACCTCGCCCCCGACCTCCCCTCTATCCTTCAGCCGTGCGCTGTCCCCGTGCTCCTCCGTGAGATCTGGCATGTTCACGCCCTCGTTTGTGCGAGTCAAGAGGCAAACCCTGGAACCTGCCTCCAGTTTAGTCCACATGCCGCCGACCTGCTCCTCGCCGCCTGGTGAAAGCCCCTCCTCGTCCCCCTGCCCCCTGTCGCCACGCTCCCGACACAGGCTGCCTCCCACGCGGCTCTCCCTGCTGACAGCTATCCTTCGTAAGGGCCGCCTGCCAGTCCTGTCACCTGCTCTGACTCTACAGCGGCCCTACTCCCCCTGCTGGCCCGTCCACAGCGGGACGTCCTGTAATGCCTGCTTTGCTGCCTCCAGAGTGACCCCCATTCCAGTGGAGGGGTCGGCCCCCAGAGCCCCTTCCTCAGCCTCTGTACACAGCGCCGCTCCGGGCCACAGTCACAAGGATGGACGCGGGGCAGAGTCCCTGGGGTTCATCGCCGCTCCGCGATCCCTGGCGTCTAAGGATTGTTCCACCTCGTGGGGAAAGATTGGCCCTCATAGCCCGCCGTTATTAC ATCTGAGTGAACGGAAATCGAACGATGGACTGGTGTCAGAGAGGGCCACCTCCCCGTCTTGTCAAAGACCTTTGTCTTCACCAATCCCGCCGTTGCCTCTGCCGTTCCCTAAGGATACCCTGAGAACGGTGGACTATGCCAAAGTTCCCCTCCCCAAAGTTTTAAGTCCACCGATATATTTGTCGCAATCAAGGCTCTGGTACATGTCTCCTGACCCGCTCAGCAGTTCAATAAACGCAAGACCTGGCACTTTGTCCCCTGAACCTAAACCAGTTAAAAACCAGGGGACCTTGGTGCCTCAAGATTCAAATCATCCCCagaaatcatcatcatctagGCTTCTAAACGAGTCTCCTGAATCAGTCAACGCCTCAGACTCAACACTGGACTCCACATCTTTTAAACCTAAACCAATCAACAAAAACTTTGTTCAAGCTTTGAATTCTCATTTGCACTCGAAGCTCAGCTCTCTGTCTTCTGCAGACAACAAGGCCCCGGTTTCCTCCGGACCCAAAGCTTCCTCCATGGGGATGTCTCACAACTGGGGGACCCCCATGGGGACCCTTACCCACTGTGCGTCCTTAAACCCCCCAGTTTCAAGTCCACTTCCCTGCTCATCTCTTTCCAAGCTGCATGTTATGGATGTTAAACCTAGCTCCTTGTCCACCTGTGCCTCAGAAGGCCATCTTCCAGGCCCATCCCAGTTGTTAAGTGTCCCTGTTACCTCAATACAAAGGCACACAGACGCAACAAGCCCAGCCCCGTTACAGAACGGCGTGAAAACTCCTCCCAGCTGGGGGCAGCACCTCAGCGTCCCCCAAGCTTACAAATCTTTCCGCCTCCCTCCCAACCGTTACACGGCCCCTGGATGTACCTCACCTGAGCCCAACACTCCCCCCTGTACTCCCGAccgcctctccctctccccgtcTCCGGCGCCTCCGGCGCGTGACCTtactccgtctccctctctctccgtaCGCTCCACACCCTCTCCATGCCTTTGGAGGGAGACGTCAGACTCAATCGATAAAAGAAGAAAG CCCCACAAGATCAAGTTAAGCTACAAAACATTTGCTGCAATTCCCACAAACAACCTTCTGTTGGTCCAGCAG GCCATTGACGATGAagtggacaaagacagagatTCGCAGGACACAATGGACAGGTGTATCAAAGCGGACACACATGAAGag ATGTGTTCTCCAGCCGAGTTGCGGCAGCAGTCTGCAGAACTGTACTCTGTCATAGACGAAGTGTTGGAGGACCCCATTTCAGTG CGCCGCACATCCCCTGCCCTTGGATATTCGAGGGAAACATTGGACAAAGGCGGATCAAGG TGGTACACATCATTACCAAAACATTTGGGCCGCGAAACTAAATAT gcATCTTTCAATCAACAACCATATTCTGCTGTTGAGAGAAAACTGACAGATCCATACAAG ACCAAGCCTGGGGTAATTCGACCAGCCCATATTATCCCAAGATTACCAGAGGAAGATGAAAAAGAATTCAATTCAAACCCCTTCACGAAATATCTGGATGAGCTGACTGTCAATGACCAGAACAAG CTGGAAAAAACTTATTTGGGAGAGACGGGGGCCGATGGCAAAGTAGCCCCTGGCAACCTGGCCTTGAACACAGAGAAGACCAGCAGCAAAAACTCAACAGCTAAAGAGGACGACCTCTCCATCTACTCACTGTCAATTACTGAATCTGAGGAgccaaaccctaaccctgccAATGATGGTTCCTGCCAAGGTGGTGCAACCTCTTTTAACCCTATGAAG aaatcgagactcatcagaccaggcaacattcttccagtcttcaactgtccaattttg
- the mlip gene encoding muscular LMNA-interacting protein isoform X5 yields the protein MSGEGLYKAEVIYIKDAEKGGAGDAVQQEAFTLLKYPADHPTPPQTPAPVNTENTAHHFVSRPTTMETNVNKHQSISRQHCHNAPVGGEVSSGLLFNRVSESDERLSPASFTDPATPDSWRSQSQESVLSGSWDKDRSWSALRTSPPTSPLSFSRALSPCSSVRSGMFTPSFVRVKRQTLEPASSLVHMPPTCSSPPGESPSSSPCPLSPRSRHRLPPTRLSLLTAILRKGRLPVLSPALTLQRPYSPCWPVHSGTSCNACFAASRVTPIPVEGSAPRAPSSASVHSAAPGHSHKDGRGAESLGFIAAPRSLASKDCSTSWGKIGPHSPPLLHLSERKSNDGLVSERATSPSCQRPLSSPIPPLPLPFPKDTLRTVDYAKVPLPKVLSPPIYLSQSRLWYMSPDPLSSSINARPGTLSPEPKPVKNQGTLVPQDSNHPQKSSSSRLLNESPESVNASDSTLDSTSFKPKPINKNFVQALNSHLHSKLSSLSSADNKAPVSSGPKASSMGMSHNWGTPMGTLTHCASLNPPVSSPLPCSSLSKLHVMDVKPSSLSTCASEGHLPGPSQLLSVPVTSIQRHTDATSPAPLQNGVKTPPSWGQHLSVPQAYKSFRLPPNRYTAPGCTSPEPNTPPCTPDRLSLSPSPAPPARDLTPSPSLSVRSTPSPCLWRETSDSIDKRRKPHKIKLSYKTFAAIPTNNLLLVQQAIDDEVDKDRDSQDTMDRCIKADTHEEMCSPAELRQQSAELYSVIDEVLEDPISVRRTSPALGYSRETLDKGGSRWYTSLPKHLGRETKYASFNQQPYSAVERKLTDPYKTKPGVIRPAHIIPRLPEEDEKEFNSNPFTKYLDELTVNDQNKLEKTYLGETGADGKVAPGNLALNTEKTSSKNSTAKEDDLSIYSLSITESEEPNPNPANDGSCQGGATSFNPMKKSRLIRPGNILPVFNCPILRHMQSDLVLGTAEHEDLIRVEKIKIYLLYSPLVE from the exons ATGTCAGGCGAAGGGCTTTACAAGGCCGAGGTGATCTATATCAAGGACGCTGAAAAAGGTGGAGCAGGGGACGCGGTCCAACAGGAGGCATTTACTCTG TTGAAATATCCTGCTGATCACCCAACCCCACCCCAGACCCCTGCCCCTGTCAATACAGAAAATACAGCCCACCATTTTGTTTCCAGGCCCACTACTATGGAAACAAATGTCAACAAACACCAGAGCATTTCTCGGCAGCACTGTCACAACGCCCCTGTGGGTGGCGAGGTCAGCTCGGGTCTGCTTTTTAATAGAGTGTCCGAGTCAGATGAGAGACTAAGCCCCGCAAGCTTCACAGACCCCGCCACACCTGATTCTTGGAGGAGTCAGAGTCAGGAGTCTGTCCTCTCCGGGAGCTGGGACAAAGACAGGAGCTGGTCTGCGCTGCGCACCTCGCCCCCGACCTCCCCTCTATCCTTCAGCCGTGCGCTGTCCCCGTGCTCCTCCGTGAGATCTGGCATGTTCACGCCCTCGTTTGTGCGAGTCAAGAGGCAAACCCTGGAACCTGCCTCCAGTTTAGTCCACATGCCGCCGACCTGCTCCTCGCCGCCTGGTGAAAGCCCCTCCTCGTCCCCCTGCCCCCTGTCGCCACGCTCCCGACACAGGCTGCCTCCCACGCGGCTCTCCCTGCTGACAGCTATCCTTCGTAAGGGCCGCCTGCCAGTCCTGTCACCTGCTCTGACTCTACAGCGGCCCTACTCCCCCTGCTGGCCCGTCCACAGCGGGACGTCCTGTAATGCCTGCTTTGCTGCCTCCAGAGTGACCCCCATTCCAGTGGAGGGGTCGGCCCCCAGAGCCCCTTCCTCAGCCTCTGTACACAGCGCCGCTCCGGGCCACAGTCACAAGGATGGACGCGGGGCAGAGTCCCTGGGGTTCATCGCCGCTCCGCGATCCCTGGCGTCTAAGGATTGTTCCACCTCGTGGGGAAAGATTGGCCCTCATAGCCCGCCGTTATTACATCTGAGTGAACGGAAATCGAACGATGGACTG GTGTCAGAGAGGGCCACCTCCCCGTCTTGTCAAAGACCTTTGTCTTCACCAATCCCGCCGTTGCCTCTGCCGTTCCCTAAGGATACCCTGAGAACGGTGGACTATGCCAAAGTTCCCCTCCCCAAAGTTTTAAGTCCACCGATATATTTGTCGCAATCAAGGCTCTGGTACATGTCTCCTGACCCGCTCAGCAGTTCAATAAACGCAAGACCTGGCACTTTGTCCCCTGAACCTAAACCAGTTAAAAACCAGGGGACCTTGGTGCCTCAAGATTCAAATCATCCCCagaaatcatcatcatctagGCTTCTAAACGAGTCTCCTGAATCAGTCAACGCCTCAGACTCAACACTGGACTCCACATCTTTTAAACCTAAACCAATCAACAAAAACTTTGTTCAAGCTTTGAATTCTCATTTGCACTCGAAGCTCAGCTCTCTGTCTTCTGCAGACAACAAGGCCCCGGTTTCCTCCGGACCCAAAGCTTCCTCCATGGGGATGTCTCACAACTGGGGGACCCCCATGGGGACCCTTACCCACTGTGCGTCCTTAAACCCCCCAGTTTCAAGTCCACTTCCCTGCTCATCTCTTTCCAAGCTGCATGTTATGGATGTTAAACCTAGCTCCTTGTCCACCTGTGCCTCAGAAGGCCATCTTCCAGGCCCATCCCAGTTGTTAAGTGTCCCTGTTACCTCAATACAAAGGCACACAGACGCAACAAGCCCAGCCCCGTTACAGAACGGCGTGAAAACTCCTCCCAGCTGGGGGCAGCACCTCAGCGTCCCCCAAGCTTACAAATCTTTCCGCCTCCCTCCCAACCGTTACACGGCCCCTGGATGTACCTCACCTGAGCCCAACACTCCCCCCTGTACTCCCGAccgcctctccctctccccgtcTCCGGCGCCTCCGGCGCGTGACCTtactccgtctccctctctctccgtaCGCTCCACACCCTCTCCATGCCTTTGGAGGGAGACGTCAGACTCAATCGATAAAAGAAGAAAG CCCCACAAGATCAAGTTAAGCTACAAAACATTTGCTGCAATTCCCACAAACAACCTTCTGTTGGTCCAGCAG GCCATTGACGATGAagtggacaaagacagagatTCGCAGGACACAATGGACAGGTGTATCAAAGCGGACACACATGAAGag ATGTGTTCTCCAGCCGAGTTGCGGCAGCAGTCTGCAGAACTGTACTCTGTCATAGACGAAGTGTTGGAGGACCCCATTTCAGTG CGCCGCACATCCCCTGCCCTTGGATATTCGAGGGAAACATTGGACAAAGGCGGATCAAGG TGGTACACATCATTACCAAAACATTTGGGCCGCGAAACTAAATAT gcATCTTTCAATCAACAACCATATTCTGCTGTTGAGAGAAAACTGACAGATCCATACAAG ACCAAGCCTGGGGTAATTCGACCAGCCCATATTATCCCAAGATTACCAGAGGAAGATGAAAAAGAATTCAATTCAAACCCCTTCACGAAATATCTGGATGAGCTGACTGTCAATGACCAGAACAAG CTGGAAAAAACTTATTTGGGAGAGACGGGGGCCGATGGCAAAGTAGCCCCTGGCAACCTGGCCTTGAACACAGAGAAGACCAGCAGCAAAAACTCAACAGCTAAAGAGGACGACCTCTCCATCTACTCACTGTCAATTACTGAATCTGAGGAgccaaaccctaaccctgccAATGATGGTTCCTGCCAAGGTGGTGCAACCTCTTTTAACCCTATGAAG aaatcgagactcatcagaccaggcaacattcttccagtcttcaactgtccaattttg